TACGTCTTATTATTAGTCGTTATGACGAAACGACCTCTATATAAACGGCTCTTTTATCTCATAATATCTAAAAACATTCGTACGTGTTTGAAAATAGGTTTTAAATGGGGATGTTTGAGTTAAATGAGCATCAGATAGATTCAATCCTGAGCAGTGGATTTCCGTACAATATGAGCGAAGATATTACCCTTGTTTACGTAACAAGATCTATTATCAGCAATTAGCCGCTGCTATTTAAGGCCACCACAGCCATTACCGTGGTGGCCTTATCAATTAACATCGTCGTCTTTTTGAAAGAGCAGACTTTTATACACAGACTGAAAAGGTCACTACTCAGACATCGGAGACTGAATGTAATGCCATAGCAAGGTCGATGTTTCTTTAATAGATGACGTATGAGTCCGTTCATAAGCATGAGAAGAGTCAATTCCCGGCCCTACTAGTCCGTGAATAATATCATGGCCTGCGCGAATAGCAGCAGACGCATCTGAATTGTAATAGGGATAAATGTCCAATTTATAAGCCACATTGTTGGCTTTAGCTAATTGGATGAGATGTTGACGTAAGCCAAGATGATAAGGACCACTTGCATCCTTCACACAGATTGATACGGTGTATTCATCGGTTGTCTGTCCATCTCCTATCGCCCCCATGTCAACTGCTAAATATTCCACTGTTTCAAGAGGAATATTTGAGTTACCCCCATAGCCTATTTCCTCATTATTAGATATTAAAAAATGCGTTGTATATGGCAACTCTATCTTTTCAGCAGAAATACTCTTTATGAGCTCAAGTAGAATACCGACACTTGCCTTATCATCCAAATGCCGCGACTTAATAAAGCCATTACCTAGCACTTGA
The genomic region above belongs to Bacillus sp. A301a_S52 and contains:
- a CDS encoding M42 family metallopeptidase, whose amino-acid sequence is MGVPSVDQIVDVIEELVKIPSPSGNTGEVIAFVERYLSQFDISVKRNHKGALIATLPGKDNKKHRMLTAHVDTLGAMVKEIKPSGRLKLTPIGGFRLNAIEGEYCTIHTSSGGKVFNGTILMHQTSVHVYKDAGKAERNVENIEVRIDEKVTSAEEVKELGIEVGDFISFDPRVQVLGNGFIKSRHLDDKASVGILLELIKSISAEKIELPYTTHFLISNNEEIGYGGNSNIPLETVEYLAVDMGAIGDGQTTDEYTVSICVKDASGPYHLGLRQHLIQLAKANNVAYKLDIYPYYNSDASAAIRAGHDIIHGLVGPGIDSSHAYERTHTSSIKETSTLLWHYIQSPMSE